CAAGCTCGCCGAGGTGGTCGTCACCAACCACGCGCTGCTCGCGATCGACGCCATCGAGGGCGCCCCGGTCCTCCCGCAGCACGAGGTGCTGATCGTGGACGAGGCGCATGAACTGGTCTCCCGGGTCACCGGTGTGGCCACCGGTGAGCTCACCCCCGGCCAGGTCAACCGCGCGGTGCGGCGCGCCGCGAAGCTCGTCAACGAGAAGGCCGCCGACCAGCTCCAGACCGCCGCGGAGGGCTTCGAGCGGCTGATGGAACTGGCCCTGCCTGGTCGTCTCGAGGAGATCCCGGAGGATCTCGGCTACGCGCTCATGGCACTACGCGACGCCGCCCGTACGGTCATCTCCGCGATCGGAGGGACCCGCGACAAGTCGGTCCAGGATGAGGACGCGGTCCGCAAACAGGCCCTGGCCTCCGTGGAAACCGTGCACGACGTGGCGGAGCGGATCACCAACGGCTCCGAGTGGGACGTCGTGTGGTACGAGCGCCATGACCGCTTCGGCGCCTCACTGCGCGTCGCCCCGATGTCCGTGTCGGGCCTCCTCAGGGAGAAGCTCTTCACCGACCGCTCGGTCGTCCTGACCTCCGCGACCCTGAAGCTGGGCGGTGACTTCAACGGCGTCGGTGCCTCCCTGGGACTGGCCCCCGAGGGCACGGAGGGCGACGATCTCCCTCAGTGGAAGGGCCTCGACGTCGGCTCACCCTTCGACTACCGAAAGCAGGGCATCCTGTACGTGGCCAAGCACCTGTCCCGCCCCGCGCGCGACGGCGACCGCGCGGACATGCTGGACGAGCTGACCGAACTGATCCAGGCGGCCGGCGGCCGTACCCTGGGCCTGTTCTCCTCGATGCGTGCCGCCCAACTGGCCGCCGAGGAACTGCGCTCCCGTATCCCCGAGTTCCCGATCCTCCTCCAGGGCGAGGAGACGCTCGGTGAGCTGATCAAGAACTTCGGAGCCGACCCCAAGACGTGCCTCTTCGGCACGCTGTCGCTGTGGCAGGGGGTCGACGTCCCCGGCCCGAGCTGTCAGCTGGTCGTCATGGACAAGATCCCCTTCCCGCGCCCGGACGATCCGCTGATGAGCGCCCGCCAGAAGGCGGTGGAGGACAACGGCGGCAACGGCTTCATGGCAGTCGCAGCCACACACGCGGCCCTGCTCATGGCCCAGGGCGCCGGCCGCCTCGTACGGGCGTCGGGAGACCGTGGCGTGGTGGCCGTACTGGATCAGCGACTGGCCACGGCGCGATACGGCGGCTATCTGAAGGCGTCACTGCCCGACTTCTGGTACACCACGGACCGCAACCAGGTCCGGAAGTCGCTGGCCGCGATCGACGCGGCAGCGCAATAGGCGACTGCGCAACAGGCCGGATGAGAACCGGCTCCGCCCATCGGAGTGGAGCCGGACAGCACAGGGCCCCGGAACCGGCGCAGGGGTCCCGGGGCCCGGTCAGGGGGCGGGGCTGGTCGGCCCGCCCGCCGCAGCCGTCACACGCGCCGCAGCACAGCCACCACCTTGCCGAGGATGGTGGCGTCGTCGCCCGGGATCGGCTCGTACGCCGAGTTGTGCGGGAGGAGCCAGACATGGCCGTCCTCGCGCTTGAAGCGCTTGACAGTGGCCTCGCCCTCGAGCATGGCGGCCACGATGTCGCCGTTCTCGGCGACGGGCTGGCGGCGGACCGTGACCCAGTCGCCGTCGCAGATCGCAGCCTCGATCATCGAGTCGCCGACGACCTTCAGCACGAACAGCTCACCGTCACCGACCAGCTGGCGGGGGAGAGGGAAGACATCCTCGACCGACTCCTCGGCGAGGATCGGGCCACCGGCGGCGATGCGGCCGACCAGCGGCACATACGACGCGGCCGGCTTGCCTGCCGTGTCCGTGGGCTGCACGGAGGCCGCCTGGTCCGAGCCTCGCACTTCGTACGCGCGCGGACGGTGCGGGTCGCGGCGCAGGAAGCCCTTGCGCTCCAGTGCCATCAGCTGGTGTGCGACGGAGGAGGTGCTGGAAAGGCCGACGGCCTGCCCGATCTCCCGCATCGACGGCGGGTAGCCGCGCCGCTGCACAGAGTCCCTGATGACCTCGATGACGCGGCGCTGCCGGTCTGTGAGGCCCGAGCTGTCCGCTCGGATCCCTGGAGGTCGGCCCGGTAGGGAGCGCTTGTGCCCCTCGGGATTGGTGGCTTCGTTCATCGCATGCACCGGCTCGAGTCGGCCCTGGGAGCGGTCCTGGGCAGTGATGGTGGCACTGTCTGCGGTGGTGGTCACGTCGGCCCCTCTCGATGGTCTCCCTGCTGGACAACGGTAGTTGCTTTCGAAAGGTTGCGCCAAACACACGTTCGAGTGAAAAATCGCGAATCACCCGCCGCGATCATGTGTCTGGGTGTATGGCTAACGCGACACCTGGCGGACAAAAGTGCCCATTGTTGTACTCTTCGCCACCGAGGAGCGACCTCTTGGGTCGATGCCCCAGTCTGCCATCCGGCATCCGGTCAACACGGAACCGACCCTCATCTGTGCGGGAGTCGCACGACCTCTCCCTGCGGTGCCCACGGTATCCCCGCATGTGCCTCGGCGGTACGGCTGTGCACGCACGCGTGCCGATGTGGCGGTGTTGCCGTACGGCATGTGCCCCTGCGGGCGCGACACGCGCGAACGGTGTGCATGTATGAGCCAATCCCCACATCTAGTGGTTGGATTGCAGCAGCAGCCCAGAAGTTGTGGTCCCCCGGGTCTTCGGGCCCTCGATCATCGCCTATGCTTGGGGCTGCTTCGAGGGGCCCAAGTGGTCTTTTGAGGCTATTGAGTCTGCTGTGAGGAGGGTTGGAAGATCATGCACTGCCCCTTCTGCAGGCACCCCGACAGCCGTGTCGTCGACAGTCGTACGACCGACGACGGCACGTCGATCCGCAGACGCCGCCAGTGTCCGGACTGCTCCCGTCGTTTCACGACCGTGGAGACGTGCTCGCTCATGGTGGTCAAGCGGTCCGGAGTCACCGAGCCTTTCAGCCGTACCAAGGTCATCAACGGCGTGCGCAAGGCATGCCAGGGGCGACCTGTCACCGAGGACGCGCTCGCCCAACTCGGCCAGCGGGTCGAGGAGGCGGTGCGGGCCACCGGAAGCGCCGAGCTGACCACCCATGATGTGGGGCTGGCCATACTCGGCCCGTTGCAGGAGCTCGACCTCGTCGCCTATCTGCGATTCGCCTCCGTCTACCGGGCGTTCGACTCGCTGGAGGACTTCGAGGCCGCCATCGCGGAACTCAGGGAAGAGATGCGACGTCCCGGCGCCGACGACGACGAAGACGCGCGCGCGGGGAGCCAGGAAGACGATCGCGGGCCCGGAGGGACCACTCAGGTCCCCGTGCCCGCCAACGCCGCCGACTGACAGGCGGACCGGACCCGGGCCCCAGGGCTCCGGGCCGGTCGGTCGGCGGCGAGCGAAGACCTGTTGCGGGCGGCAGCGAGAGATGCCCGCAGCACCAGACAGAACACCGTGCCACGGGAACATCGTGGCACTTCAGGGCGTTTTAGCCCGTACAGGGAGGCGGCATGACAGAGACGGCGAGCGGTCCGGCACGAGGTTCCCGAACCAAGGGCACCAAGGCGAGCAAGGGCCTGCGTATCGAGCGCATCCACACGACCCCCGGCGTACACCCGTACGACGAGGTGGCCTGGGAGCGCCGTGACGTCGTCATGACCAACTGGCGCGACGGCTCGGTCAATTTCGAGCAGCGTGGCGTCGAGTTCCCCGACTTCTGGTCGGTGAACGCGGTCAACATCGTCACCAGCAAGTACTTCCGGGGTGCCGTCGGCACCCCGCAGCGCGAGACCGGCCTCAAGCAGCTGATCGACCGCATCGTGAAGACGTACCGGAAGGCCGGCGAGGACCACAAGTACTTCGCCTCGCCCGCCGATGCCGAGATCTTCGAGCACGAGCTGGCATACGCCCTCCTGCACCAGATCTTCAGCTTCAACAGCCCCGTGTGGTTCAACGTGGGCACGGCCCAGCCGCAGCAGGTCTCGGCCTGCTTCATCCTGGCCGTCGACGACTCCATGGAGTCGATCCTCGACTGGTACAAGGAAGAGGGCATGATCTTCAAGGGCGGCTCCGGTGCCGGCCTGAACCTGTCCCGTATCCGCTCCTCCAAGGAACTCCTGTCCTCCGGTGGCAACGCCTCCGGCCCGGTCTCCTTCATGCGCGGCGCCGACGCCTCCGCAGGAACGATCAAGTCGGGCGGCGCCACCCGCCGGGCCGCCAAGATGGTCATCCTCGACGTCGACCACCCCGACATCGAGGACTTCATCGAGACCAAGGTGAAGGAGGAGGAGAAGATCCGCGCCCTGCGTGACGCGGGCTTCGACATGGACCTCGGCGGCGAGGACATCACGTCCGTCCAGTACCAGAACGCCAACAACTCGGTCCGGGTGAACGACGAGTTCATGAAGGCCGTGGAGAACGGCGACAAGTTCGGCCTGCGTGCCCGTATGACCGGCGAGGTCATCGAGGAGGTCGACGCCAAGGTCCTCTTCCGCAAGATGGCCGAGGCCGCCTGGGCCTGCGCCGACCCCGGCATCCAGTACGACGACACCATCAACCACTGGCACACCTGCCCGGAGTCCGGCCGTATCAACGGTTCGAACCCCTGCAGCGAGTACATGCACCTGGACAACACGTCCTGCAACCTCGCCTCGCTGAACCTGATGAAGTTCCTGAAGGACGACGGCAAGGGCAACCAGTCCTTCGAAGCCGAGCGCTTCGCCAAGGTCGTCGAGCTCGTCATCACCGCGATGGACATCTCCATCTGCTTCGCGGACTTCCCGACCCAGAAGATCGGCGAGAACACGCGCGCGTTCCGCCAGCTCGGCATCGGCTACGCCAACCTCGGCGCCCTGCTGATGGCGACCGGCCACGCATACGACTCGGACGGCGGCCGCTCCCTCGCCGGCGCCATCACCTCCCTGATGACCGGCACGTCGTACAGGCGCTCCGCCGAACTCGCCGCGGTCGTCGGTCCGTACGACGGCTACGCCCGCAACGCGCAGCCGCACCTGCGGGTCATGAAGCAGCACTCCGACGCCAACGAGAAGGCCGTCCGCGTGGACGACCTGGACACGCCGGTCTGGGCCGCGGCCACGGAGGCCTGGCAGGACGTGCTGCGTCTTGGCGAGAAGAACGGTTTCCGTAACTCTCAGGCGTCCGTCATCGCGCCGACCGGCACCATCGGTCTGGCCATGTCCTGCGACACCACCGGCCTCGAGCCCGACCTCGCCCTGGTCAAGTTCAAGAAGCTGGTCGGCGGCGGCTCGATGCAGATCGTCAATGGCACGGTCCCGCAGGCTCTGCGCCGCCTGGGCTACCAGGAGGAGCAGATCGAGGCGATCGTCGCCCACATCGCCGACCACGGCAATGTGATCGACGCCCCCGGTCTCAGGCACGAGCACTACGAGGTCTTCGACTGCGCCATGGGCGAGCGCTCCATCTCCGCGATGGGCCACGTCCGCATGATGGCCGCGATCCAGCCGTGGATCTCCGGCGCGCTCTCCAAGACGGTCAACCTGCCGGAATCGGCGACCGTCGAGGACGTCGAAGAGGTCTACTTCGAGGCCTGGAAGATGGGCGTCAAGGCGCTCGCGATCTACCGCGACAACTGCAAGGTCGGCCAGCCGCTCTCCGCGAAGACCAAGGAGAAGGAGAAGGCCGAGATCACCGAGAAGACCGAGGAAACGATCCGTACCGCGGTCGAGAAGGTGGTCGAGTACCGCCCGGTCCGCAAGCGCCTCCCGAAGGGCCGTCCCGGCATCACGACCTCCTTCACCGTCGGCGGCGCCGAGGGCTACATGACCGCCAACTCCTACCCGGACGACGGTCTCGGCGAGGTCTTCCTGAAGATGTCAAAGCAGGGCTCGACCCTCGCGGGCATGATGGACGCCTTCTCGATCGCTGTCTCTGTGGGCCTGCAGTACGGCGTGCCGCTGGAGACGTACGTCTCGAAGTTCACGAACATGCGCTTCGAGCCGGCGGGCATGACGGACGACCCGGACGTGCGGATGGCGCAGTCGATCGTCGACTACATCTTCCGCCGCCTGGCGCTGGACTTCCTGCCCTTCGAGACGCGCTCCGCGCTCGGCATCCACTCCGCGGAGGAGCGCCAGCGTCACCTGGAGACCGGTTCGTACGAGCCGTCCGACGACGAGGTCGACGTCGAGGGCTTGGCCCAGTCGGCGCCGCGCGCCCAGGAGCTGAAGGCCGTAGCGACGCCGAAGGCCGTCATCGAGGCGGCCAAGCCCGCCCCGCAGCAGGCCCACACCAGCGCCGAGCTGGTGGAGA
This genomic window from Streptomyces sp. DG2A-72 contains:
- a CDS encoding ATP-dependent DNA helicase, with protein sequence MTKPSLPELLHAAVTAVGGTERPGQVTMAESVAKAIDDGSHLLVQAGTGTGKSLGYLVPALAHGEHVVVATATLALQRQLVERDLPRTVDALHPLLRRRPEFAMLKGRSNYLCLHRLHEGVPQDEEEGLFDQFEAAAPTSKLGQDLLRLRDWSQDTETGDRDDLTPGVSDRAWAQISVSSRECLGATKCAYGAECFAEMARERAKLAEVVVTNHALLAIDAIEGAPVLPQHEVLIVDEAHELVSRVTGVATGELTPGQVNRAVRRAAKLVNEKAADQLQTAAEGFERLMELALPGRLEEIPEDLGYALMALRDAARTVISAIGGTRDKSVQDEDAVRKQALASVETVHDVAERITNGSEWDVVWYERHDRFGASLRVAPMSVSGLLREKLFTDRSVVLTSATLKLGGDFNGVGASLGLAPEGTEGDDLPQWKGLDVGSPFDYRKQGILYVAKHLSRPARDGDRADMLDELTELIQAAGGRTLGLFSSMRAAQLAAEELRSRIPEFPILLQGEETLGELIKNFGADPKTCLFGTLSLWQGVDVPGPSCQLVVMDKIPFPRPDDPLMSARQKAVEDNGGNGFMAVAATHAALLMAQGAGRLVRASGDRGVVAVLDQRLATARYGGYLKASLPDFWYTTDRNQVRKSLAAIDAAAQ
- the lexA gene encoding transcriptional repressor LexA encodes the protein MTTTADSATITAQDRSQGRLEPVHAMNEATNPEGHKRSLPGRPPGIRADSSGLTDRQRRVIEVIRDSVQRRGYPPSMREIGQAVGLSSTSSVAHQLMALERKGFLRRDPHRPRAYEVRGSDQAASVQPTDTAGKPAASYVPLVGRIAAGGPILAEESVEDVFPLPRQLVGDGELFVLKVVGDSMIEAAICDGDWVTVRRQPVAENGDIVAAMLEGEATVKRFKREDGHVWLLPHNSAYEPIPGDDATILGKVVAVLRRV
- the nrdR gene encoding transcriptional regulator NrdR, whose product is MHCPFCRHPDSRVVDSRTTDDGTSIRRRRQCPDCSRRFTTVETCSLMVVKRSGVTEPFSRTKVINGVRKACQGRPVTEDALAQLGQRVEEAVRATGSAELTTHDVGLAILGPLQELDLVAYLRFASVYRAFDSLEDFEAAIAELREEMRRPGADDDEDARAGSQEDDRGPGGTTQVPVPANAAD
- a CDS encoding vitamin B12-dependent ribonucleotide reductase, with amino-acid sequence MTETASGPARGSRTKGTKASKGLRIERIHTTPGVHPYDEVAWERRDVVMTNWRDGSVNFEQRGVEFPDFWSVNAVNIVTSKYFRGAVGTPQRETGLKQLIDRIVKTYRKAGEDHKYFASPADAEIFEHELAYALLHQIFSFNSPVWFNVGTAQPQQVSACFILAVDDSMESILDWYKEEGMIFKGGSGAGLNLSRIRSSKELLSSGGNASGPVSFMRGADASAGTIKSGGATRRAAKMVILDVDHPDIEDFIETKVKEEEKIRALRDAGFDMDLGGEDITSVQYQNANNSVRVNDEFMKAVENGDKFGLRARMTGEVIEEVDAKVLFRKMAEAAWACADPGIQYDDTINHWHTCPESGRINGSNPCSEYMHLDNTSCNLASLNLMKFLKDDGKGNQSFEAERFAKVVELVITAMDISICFADFPTQKIGENTRAFRQLGIGYANLGALLMATGHAYDSDGGRSLAGAITSLMTGTSYRRSAELAAVVGPYDGYARNAQPHLRVMKQHSDANEKAVRVDDLDTPVWAAATEAWQDVLRLGEKNGFRNSQASVIAPTGTIGLAMSCDTTGLEPDLALVKFKKLVGGGSMQIVNGTVPQALRRLGYQEEQIEAIVAHIADHGNVIDAPGLRHEHYEVFDCAMGERSISAMGHVRMMAAIQPWISGALSKTVNLPESATVEDVEEVYFEAWKMGVKALAIYRDNCKVGQPLSAKTKEKEKAEITEKTEETIRTAVEKVVEYRPVRKRLPKGRPGITTSFTVGGAEGYMTANSYPDDGLGEVFLKMSKQGSTLAGMMDAFSIAVSVGLQYGVPLETYVSKFTNMRFEPAGMTDDPDVRMAQSIVDYIFRRLALDFLPFETRSALGIHSAEERQRHLETGSYEPSDDEVDVEGLAQSAPRAQELKAVATPKAVIEAAKPAPQQAHTSAELVEMQLGIQADAPLCFSCGTKMQRAGSCYICEGCGSTSGCS